From Arachis stenosperma cultivar V10309 chromosome 2, arast.V10309.gnm1.PFL2, whole genome shotgun sequence, one genomic window encodes:
- the LOC130963470 gene encoding uncharacterized protein LOC130963470, translated as MQIFSAHVRNLWNEWEIRVLVLLSLTFQVILIIFGSKRKHARSSFISIIVWLIYLSADWIATVSLGTLANNLGDENGGKEEDRNKMLQSLWAPFLLLHLGGPDTITAYALEDNTLWLRHLLGLLVQASVAFYIFLLSWTTGALSIITVPVFVSGIEKYAERTWVLRSTSSDQFEDSLILAPTPQPLDLKHVPHDSELQFLHQGYSLFPMLKRLYASLSLRFAEGQRNYSLMVKKNEKDEIIDVLQQSYRAFKLVEVQLSFLYDVLYTKAPVIYSLPGLVFRSISIFSIVSALVAFVVFVDTNHLSKVDVCITYALFVGAVSLELYAFISLILSDWTMRWLTKKKSSLQSFIICWASHQGRKRWSGCMSQHNLLSFCMKKRVANFIGIDLIFRIYLGIELYWQRQWKQVDNNLKKLIFQEIEERHKEYDESRFDYNHLKELLSYRGNHALTKSNCFDQIGWSVEVEFGHSLLIWHIATDICYDAASEDDKNNNYNCKASKSLSDYMLYVLLMRPFLLPKWIDRITHVRDSFREAIRILQRKQFPVKNYADASRMLIQMYRQSYQPLKNQRGDKSGKSVLIEGCRLALQLQDLGCSWEMICKVWIEMLTYAASNCEWGSHAQQLRRGGELLTHVCLLMADLGLNQQFDIGRKGLHKESQTDGWGWVKCKIIDPYGY; from the coding sequence ATGCAGATATTCTCAGCACATGTAAGAAATCTATGGAATGAATGGGAGATCCGTGTGCTGGTTTTACTGAGCCTAACATTCCAAGTCATCCTCATCATATTCGGTTCTAAGAGGAAACATGCCAGAAGCAGCTTCATCAGCATAATTGTCTGGTTAATATACCTCTCAGCAGATTGGATCGCCACAGTTTCCCTTGGAACTCTTGCCAACAACCTTGGGGACGAGAATGGAGGAAAAGAAGAGGACAGGAACAAAATGCTGCAGTCTCTGTGGGCACCCTTTTTGCTCTTGCATCTCGGTGGCCCTGACACAATAACTGCTTATGCCTTAGAAGACAACACCTTATGGCTAAGGCACTTGCTTGGCCTCCTTGTCCAAGCTTCGGTAGCATTTTACATCTTCCTATTATCTTGGACCACTGGCGCTTTATCTATCATTACCGTGCCGGTGTTTGTCTCTGGGATTGAAAAGTATGCTGAGCGCACTTGGGTTCTGAGATCAACTAGCTCTGACCAATTTGAAGATTCTCTAATCTTAGCTCCAACTCCGCAGCCCCTGGATTTGAAGCATGTTCCACATGATTCTGAGCTTCAATTCCTTCATCAAGGGTATTCCTTGTTTCCGATGCTCAAGCGTCTCTATGCAAGTCTAAGTCTTCGGTTCGCAGAAGGACAACGAAACTACTCCTTGATGGTAAAGAAGAACGAAAAGGATGAAATTATCGATGTCCTACAACAGAGTTATCGTGCTTTTAAGTTGGTTGAGGTCCAACTATCATTTCTTTATGATGTTTTGTATACCAAGGCTCCTGTAATTTATTCTCTACCTGGCCTCGTCTTTCGATCCATCAGCATCTTCTCTATTGTGTCTGCTTTGGTAGCATTTGTTGTCTTTGTTGACACTAATCACTTGTCAAAGGTTGATGTTTGCATAACATATGCCTTATTTGTTGGTGCCGTTTCACTTGAGCTTTATGCATTTATTTCGCTCATTCTTTCGGACTGGACTATGCGATGGCTAACCAAGAAGAAAAGCTCACTGCAGAGCTTCATAATATGTTGGGCTTCGCATCAAGGTCGAAAGAGGTGGTCAGGTTGCATGTCTCAACACAACTTACTGAGCTTTTGCATGAAGAAGAGGGTAGCAAACTTTATTGGAATTGACTTGATTTTCAGAATCTACCTTGGGATTGAATTGTACTGGCAAAGGCAATGGAAGCAAGTAGATAACAATTTGAAGAAGCTAATCTTTCAAGAAATCGAAGAAAGACACAAGGAATACGATGAGAGTAGATTCGACTATAACCATCTCAAGGAATTGCTCTCATATAGGGGTAATCATGCTCTCACCAAAAGTAATTGTTTTGATCAGATTGGTTGGAGTGTAGAGGTTGAATTTGGTCACAGCCTCCTCATTTGGCACATAGCAACTGATATATGCTATGATGCTGCTTCAGAAGATGATAAGAACAACAACTACAATTGCAAAGCGAGCAAGAGTTTATCGGATTACATGCTGTATGTTCTACTAATGCGTCCATTCTTGCTGCCTAAATGGATAGACAGGATCACCCATGTTCGAGATTCATTTAGGGAAGCCATAAGGATATTGCAGCGAAAGCAGTTTCCGGTAAAAAATTATGCAGATGCTTCCAGAATGCTGATCCAAATGTATAGACAGAGTTATCAGCCGCTCAAAAATCAAAGAGGAGACAAGAGTGGCAAGTCTGTGCTGATTGAGGGCTGCCGTCTTGCTTTGCAGTTACAGGATCTTGGATGTTCATGGGAAATGATTTGTAAAGTGTGGATAGAGATGTTGACTTATGCTGCAAGTAACTGCGAATGGGGTTCACACGCGCAGCAGCTTCGAAGGGGAGGAGAATTGCTCACACATGTTTGTCTTCTCATGGCGGATCTTGGCTTAAACCAACAATTTGATATTGGAAGGAAGGGGCTTCATAAAGAAAGCCAAACTGATGGATGGGGATGGGTCAAATGTAAAATTATTGATCCTTATGGATACTAG
- the LOC130963469 gene encoding uncharacterized protein LOC130963469: MWSVEVEFGHSILIWHIATDICYHSTKAAEYQKKKWEASKRISNYMLYLLLVRPFMLPKWINRITHIRNTFREAIRILQREQLSVKDAASASKLLIQMNTQSHRPLEQLRREKAGKSLLHEGCRLALQLQNIYSPCDIICDVWLEMLTYAASQCDWGAHAQQLRRGGEFLTHVCLLMAELGLSKQFDIGRKESSVESQDDGWGCLKNSVT, translated from the exons ATGTGGAGCGTTGAGGTTGAATTCGGTCATAGCATACTCATCTGGCATATTGCAACCGACATATGCTATCATTCTACAAAAGCAGCAGaatatcaaaagaaaaaatgggAAGCGAGTAAGAGGATTTCCAATTATATGTTGTATCTTTTACTCGTGCGTCCCTTCATGCTGCCTAAATGGATCAACAGGATTACACACATTCGGAACACTTTCAGGGAAGCCATAAGGATATTGCAGCGCGAGCAGCTATCGGTGAAAGATGCTGCAAGCGCTTCGAAATTGCTGATTCAAATGAACACGCAGAGTCACCGGCCACTCGAACAACTCCGAAGGGAAAAGGCTGGCAAGTCTTTGCTACATGAAGGGTGCCGCCTTGCTTTACAGCTTCAAAATATATACAGTCCATGTGACATAATTTGTGATGTGTGGTTAGAGATGCTTACTTATGCTGCAAGTCAGTGTGACTGGGGGGCGCATGCTCAGCAACTCCGAAGAGGAGGAGAATTTCTGACTCATGTTTGTCTTCTCATGGCGGAACTTGGTTTGAGCAAACAATTTGACATTGGCCGGAAGGAAAGCAGCGTAGAAAGCCAAGATGATGGATGGGGATGCCTAAAAA ATTCTGTCACCTGA